In Sphaerodactylus townsendi isolate TG3544 linkage group LG13, MPM_Stown_v2.3, whole genome shotgun sequence, one DNA window encodes the following:
- the C1GALT1C1 gene encoding C1GALT1-specific chaperone 1: protein MISESGAFVKGMMLGGVFCVLVTLLGHIKMDHSTTTHEHRHLQAPKKEDILNLSEDERLGLSHSIRVYCIILVKPKDLNYWAAVRETWSKHCDKAEFYSSEKVKVFDSTVLDTEDMWLMMRKAYKFAYENYKNDYNWFFLAHPTTFAIIENLKFFLLKQDSSQPFYTGRTEISGDLQYVNGDGGIILSIESLRRLYKVFQDPDKCPEQGGMIWKLSADKQLAVCLKYTGVQAENAEDSEKKDIFNTKSVGSLIKEAMLSHPQQVVEGCCSDMAITFSGMAPNHMHVMMYGVYRLRAYGHSFNDALVFLPPPDSDND from the coding sequence ATGATTTCTGAAAGCGGTGCGTTTGTGAAGGGCATGATGCTCGGAGGGGTCTTCTGTGTATTGGTCACTCTCCTTGGACACATTAAGATGGACCACAGCACCACAACCCATGAGCATCGCCACCTTCAGGCTCCCAAAAAGGAGGACATTTTAAATCTCTCTGAGGATGAACGCCTGGGTCTTAGCCACAGCATCCGCGTCTACTGCATCATCCTTGTCAAACCTAAAGACCTTAACTACTGGGCAGCTGTGAGAGAAACTTGGAGCAAACATTGTGACAAGGCAGAATTCTACAGTTCTGAAAAGGTCAAAGTATTTGACTCCACTGTGCTTGACACAGAGGACATGTGGTTAATGATGAGGAAAGCATATAAATTTGCCTAtgaaaattacaaaaatgactacAACTGGTTCTTCTTGGCCCATCCCACCACGTTTGCCATAATAGAAAACCTCAAATTTTTTCTCCTGAAGCAAGACTCGTCCCAGCCATTTTATACTGGCCGTACAGAGATATCCGGAGACCTGCAGTACGTGAATGGCGATGGAGGAATCATCTTAAGTATTGAATCGCTAAGGCGACTTTATAAAGTTTTTCAGGATCCAGACAAGTGTCCGGAACAGGGGGGCATGATTTGGAAACTGTCCGCAGATAAACAGTTAGCTGTCTGCTTGAAGTATACTGGGGTGCAGGCTGAGAACGCAGAAGATTCTGAAAAAAAGGATATCTTCAACACCAAGTCAGTTGGTTCTCTTATTAAGGAGGCAATGTTGAGCCACCCCCAACAGGTGGTAGAAGGGTGTTGTTCAGACATGGCTATCACGTTCAGTGGGATGGCTCCTAACCATATGCACGTGATGATGTATGGAGTCTACAGGCTTCGAGCATACGGACACAGTTTTAATGATGCCTTGGTTTTCCTACCTCCCCCAGACTCTGATAATGACTGA
- the MCTS1 gene encoding malignant T-cell-amplified sequence 1, translating into MFKKFDEKENVSNCIQLKTSVIKGIKNQLIDQFPGIEPWLNQIMPKKDPVKIVRCHEHIEILTVNGELLFFRQREGPFYPTLRLLHKYPFILPHQQVDKGAIKFVLSGANIMCPGLTSPGAKLYPAAADTIVAIMAEGKQHALCVGVMKMPAEDIEKVNKGIGIENIHYLNDGLWHMKTYK; encoded by the exons ATGTTTAAGAA ATTTGATGAAAAGGAAAATGTATCCAACTGCATCCAGTTAAAAACATCTGTTATTAAAGGCATTAAGAACCAACTGATAGATCAGTTTCCTGGTATTGAGCCATGGCTAAACCAAATTATGCCAAAGAAAGATCCTGTCAAGATAGTACGTTG TCACGAACATATAGAAATCCTCACAGTAAATGGAGAATTACTGTTCTTCAGGCAAAGAGAAGGACCTTTTTATCCAACACTGAGATTACTTCATAAAT aTCCATTCATTCTGCCACATCAACAGGTTGATAAAGGAGCCATTAAATTTGTACTTAGCGGAGCAAATATAATGTGTCCTGGTCTGACGTCTCCAGGAGCGAAACTTTACCCTGCTGCTGCAGATACAATTGTG GCAATAATGGCAGAAGGAAAGCAACATGCGCTGTGCGTTGGAgtcatgaagatgccagcagaAGACAT TGAGAAAGTCAACAAAGGAATTGGCATTGAAAATATCCATTATTTAAATGATGGGCTCTGGCATATGAAGACGTACAAGTGA